The DNA sequence AGGAACCAAATCTCCTGATGTTAATGTTGATCCTAGAAACCCTTGCCACATCCTGagcaaaaaaaaggaaacaaaaacatCAGTTTTCTTGATTATTTAAATCAAAGGATCAGTGGATGCCTTAACCATTTTGGAAGGCGGAAGAAAGTGTGGAAGAAGCTCCTAATGCCTCCGATATCGAGTTGGACTATGAGTGCAAGGCCGAAGAGAAAGAATGCTCTTTGTCGTTTCCTTTCTTGTGGCCATAAAGTATCCCAAGCTGCCCAACAAAAAATgtaagtttattaaaaaaaaaggttttcaaGAAATTGTCTGAAAGTTTAATTACCTTGTCTTGAAATATTGCTGTTGATGTGTTTGGTTAAGGAAGTAGTGGACTCGTGTTTTAGTATATCCGCGATGACTGATGCGTATGTTGGAGCTTCAGACAAAGATCTCACAACTGAATAGCCTGTTATAATTTTTGAGAGAAAGTTGTCAGTGCGTAGTGACTGCGTACTAAAAGATGTTGAATAACAAGAACTCAAAAGTTAAAGGATTTGTTCTTACTATACCTGTGGCGGGATGTACCATGCTAGCAGCAGCACCAAAGGCGAGATTCTTTTGTTCAGTGTTTGGCAAGGAACCACCTACCGGGATATAAGACCATTCCTGTAATTAACAAAAGTTTTTCACTCTAGTTTCAACAAAGTCAAAGCTCttacttttttctttgtatatatttatttacctcTTCATAAGTCTTTAGAATTCGGATTCCGAGTGTATCTAATCTCAACATGAGTTTCTTTTTAAGCAAATCAAAGGGCATGACATCTTTTGAGGCCAGACATGTCTCCTGCAAGTGATTCTTTATCTGATGAGCAACAgactttaattatttttgcgTGAGAAAGGAGAGAGAAAGAACCTCAAAGAACACTCTTGTCTTTGTCATAGGCATGGCGTAAAGAAACGTTGGATACTCAGCTTCCAAGCTCCGAGCTTTCTGGTTCGTATAATCTCTGTAGTCCATAAAAACCATCTGCTCTGGATCATATGGACTGTTTTCCACCTAATAGAGTTTTCAAATTAAACAGTCTCAAATTTATTCATCCGTAATGATTATATTAAGAATTACACTGGAACATATCATTTTCATACTGTACCTCAACCTCCACGCCGTATGCAGTTTGAACACAGACTCTAGGCCCTCCGAGTTCGTATTGCAAGAGCTTCCCCGAAGCTGCTCCAGAAGCAACAGTGGCAAGCCTGCAGGGAACAACGGTGTTTCTTTCACAGGAAACGAGCCTAAGGCCATCGGGAGCTTCTGTTATGCTCTCAACTTTTGAGCTAAGATACGAGACACCTGACTCGGCACACCTATGAAAAAAGAACATTAATAAACGGATAATCAGGAGATGAACAATAATAGCTAGTGAAACCATTCGTTACCTCCTCAAGAGCTCCTCGTGAAGTAACCTTCGACTAACTCTTCCATAAGCACGACCAATTGTAATGGGATTGTTATCGTCTAGATAGACAATAGTATCTCTCCATACATGCTCAATACATTTTTGCAACCCAAGATCTATTACAACAAACACAAACTAGTTATTTACATTTGACCATGAAGACAAATGGAtcattgattctttttttaaataataattaccGTTGAATTCATCTTCCCAAACACCGTAGTTGTTAGTGAAAGGAAGGTCCGGACCAATGAGTCCAACTTTTAGACCTAACTTAGCTGATTCAGCAGCCAAGGCTAAACCAGCAGGACCGCAACCAATAACCACTAGGTCCAAAGCACCATCACCAATTGATATAAGAGGTAACTGcaattaaatcaaatataaGACAAAAAAgctttaaaacacacacacataaactGTTTCTTCCTAAACAAGTCATCGAACTGACCTTATCAACGAGCTTGGACTGTTCTTCATCCATGTCTTTGTTCTGCTGCATTTGAACGAACGTAATCTCCGAGCCACCAGCCTTCACGAAATCTTCCTCGTCGGCGTAATCCTCCCTCACCGCAACGCAGCTCTCACTACCACCGGAGCCTCCGCCGCCGCTAGCTCTGACGACTCTACACAAACCACGCCGAAGATTCATGAAACTGTATCTTTTGACCAGCGGAAACCTCCTCCGAGAAGACGGGAAAGCTGTGACCGTCATTGCAGCGAAATTGCGAGCACCAACACACTCCATTTTACAAGTTCAGcgagaagaagacgaagaaactCTCTTCACACCATTGTTGCGCTGTTCTATTGAAGTATAAGTAGCAAGGGAAGGAATCTGGCTTTTTCTTTCTTCGTTATGTTTCCTTTTCACAGTGACTTGGAAAAGGGCTTTAGAGAGACGAGAGGACGATAACAAGGATAGAACCATAGGGACTCTATTCGCCACGTGTAATGATCTCATTCGTTAAGACGTGAACATGCTGCGTAAACGTACTTCGCCTACAAAAAAGAACACGTGTTAGTGATTTGATTCGCTCGTGCTAATGTACTTTTGgatacataaaaattaaaaaggacTGGACTACAATGACGTGTATTGTTGGGCTATATAAAGAACAGGCCTAACATTTGGTActaataaatgtatttaatgTAAGAACCTGTATTGTTGGACTAACCCAAATCCCATTTGAGTTTTGGTAATGTTAACTAGGAGTACTATATCTttgagatttttattattttcaaataaacttttggaagatttttattgttttgttataaGGTTTAAGTCCGTATAAATTGATGGGATTCAGTTTCATGTAAaagaaatatgtaaataataaatcatcCAGAAGAATCtgctttgtctttttttttttagattaacaTTCGCTCTTGACAAAAGGTAACAAACATATGATTCTCTGACATGCTATGATAATCAcgaaaaacaaagaagaaacgtATACGCATACTACGAGTATTAGCAAATGACAACTTGGCATGAGGTAGAGAGTCTTGTAAAGTTAAGGAGTTGCTCAACAATGACAGAATCTTCCTGCATGTGTTTCTGTAATTACCTAAGCACAATGTGAATCTCTAGAAAGTAACTCATCAGATTCAGTTTCATTTCATCATCTCTGTCGCCCTCTTCTGCCAAGACGAGTAGACGACCATTAAGTGTTAACATACTCTGGGGATGTTAGACACCCCATGGGGTCCAGGGAAAGATACTTCTAACTCCCTCCTCATATGGACGTATACTAACTCCCAAAAGATAAGACATGTTAGATACGGGCAGCTCTCAAGAAAAGACAGGCTACATTTTCCACATATTACAGAACAAAGGTAGTGGATGACATCTACATGACCTCCAAGAGTATGGGAGAAGATGTTCATAGCTTTGACACACAAGATCCCAAAATGAGAGAATCAtttggaagaggttttgtgtaGTCATTAAGCTTATAGTCTGTAGGCTTTATCTTttgtaaaaagaataa is a window from the Raphanus sativus cultivar WK10039 unplaced genomic scaffold, ASM80110v3 Scaffold2457, whole genome shotgun sequence genome containing:
- the LOC130505650 gene encoding lycopene epsilon cyclase, chloroplastic-like; the encoded protein is MECVGARNFAAMTVTAFPSSRRRFPLVKRYSFMNLRRGLCRVVRASGGGGSGGSESCVAVREDYADEEDFVKAGGSEITFVQMQQNKDMDEEQSKLVDKLPLISIGDGALDLVVIGCGPAGLALAAESAKLGLKVGLIGPDLPFTNNYGVWEDEFNDLGLQKCIEHVWRDTIVYLDDNNPITIGRAYGRVSRRLLHEELLRRCAESGVSYLSSKVESITEAPDGLRLVSCERNTVVPCRLATVASGAASGKLLQYELGGPRVCVQTAYGVEVEVENSPYDPEQMVFMDYRDYTNQKARSLEAEYPTFLYAMPMTKTRVFFEETCLASKDVMPFDLLKKKLMLRLDTLGIRILKTYEEEWSYIPVGGSLPNTEQKNLAFGAAASMVHPATGYSVVRSLSEAPTYASVIADILKHESTTSLTKHINSNISRQAWDTLWPQERKRQRAFFLFGLALIVQLDIGGIRSFFHTFFRLPKWMWQGFLGSTLTSGDLVPFALYMFVIAPNNLRKGLINHLVSDPTGATMIKTYLRL